The following proteins are co-located in the Streptomyces sp. NBC_00435 genome:
- the hemB gene encoding porphobilinogen synthase yields MSTYGSFPGSRPRRLRTTPAMRRMVAETRLHPSDLILPAFVREGISEPLAISAMPGVVQHTRDTLRKAAVEAVEAGVSGIMLFGVPADENKDARGTAGTEPDGILQLAIRDVKAEVGDDLVIMSDLCLDEYTDHGHCGVLDEHGRVDNDATLERYAEMAQVQADAGVHVVGPSGMMDGQVGVIRDALDETGHEDVSILAYTAKYSSAFYGPFREAVASSLQGDRKTYQQDPANARESLRELALDLEEGADMVMVKPAGPYLDILYRVAQSVDVPVAAYQISGEFAMIEAAAEKGWIERDRAILETLLGIKRAGADTILTYWATEVAGWLRGER; encoded by the coding sequence ATGAGCACGTACGGATCCTTCCCCGGCTCGCGGCCCCGCCGGCTGCGCACCACCCCGGCGATGCGGCGGATGGTCGCGGAGACCCGGCTGCACCCCTCGGACCTGATCCTCCCGGCGTTCGTCCGGGAGGGCATCAGCGAGCCGCTCGCCATCTCGGCGATGCCCGGGGTGGTCCAGCACACCCGGGACACGCTGCGGAAGGCCGCCGTGGAGGCGGTCGAGGCGGGCGTCTCGGGGATCATGCTGTTCGGGGTCCCGGCCGACGAGAACAAGGACGCGCGGGGCACGGCGGGCACCGAGCCGGACGGGATCCTGCAGCTCGCGATCCGCGACGTGAAGGCGGAGGTCGGCGACGACCTCGTCATCATGTCCGACCTCTGCCTGGACGAGTACACCGACCACGGCCACTGCGGGGTCCTGGACGAGCACGGCCGCGTGGACAACGACGCGACGCTGGAGCGCTACGCCGAGATGGCGCAGGTCCAGGCCGACGCGGGCGTTCACGTGGTGGGTCCGAGCGGGATGATGGACGGCCAGGTCGGCGTCATCCGCGACGCGTTGGACGAGACGGGCCACGAGGACGTGTCGATCCTCGCGTACACGGCGAAGTATTCGTCGGCGTTCTACGGCCCCTTCCGCGAGGCGGTCGCCTCCTCCCTCCAGGGAGACCGCAAGACGTACCAGCAGGACCCGGCGAACGCCCGGGAGTCGCTGCGCGAGCTCGCCCTCGACCTGGAGGAGGGCGCCGACATGGTGATGGTCAAGCCGGCGGGGCCGTACTTGGACATCCTGTACCGGGTCGCGCAGTCGGTGGACGTCCCGGTGGCGGCGTACCAGATCAGCGGAGAGTTCGCGATGATCGAGGCGGCGGCGGAGAAGGGCTGGATCGAGCGCGACCGCGCCATCCTGGAGACCCTGCTCGGCATCAAGCGGGCGGGCGCGGACACGATCCTGACGTACTGGGCGACCGAGGTGGCGGGGTGGCTGCGGGGGGAGCGGTGA
- a CDS encoding DUF1876 domain-containing protein codes for MSTLVGWHVELEFTEEGHRTSAAALVRLGDGSEIRTHGYAMRHPSDPDQLKVGEEIAGARALMDIASQMLQKAHTEIDAATGRHSYPLTH; via the coding sequence ATGTCCACACTCGTTGGGTGGCATGTGGAGCTCGAATTCACCGAGGAAGGCCACCGCACCAGTGCGGCGGCCCTGGTCAGGCTCGGGGACGGCTCCGAGATCCGGACGCACGGCTATGCCATGCGTCATCCCTCAGACCCGGATCAGCTCAAGGTTGGAGAAGAGATCGCCGGCGCGCGGGCGCTGATGGACATCGCGTCCCAGATGCTGCAGAAGGCCCACACCGAGATCGACGCGGCGACGGGCCGGCACTCCTATCCGCTGACCCACTGA
- a CDS encoding DUF397 domain-containing protein, producing the protein MSATTALKWFKSSYSGDDGDACLEVAVAWRKSSYSSDEGDACVEVAIRPHTVHVRDSKVPHGPVLDLTPAAWAGLAQWVSG; encoded by the coding sequence ATGAGCGCCACGACCGCACTGAAGTGGTTCAAGTCCAGCTACAGCGGTGACGACGGTGATGCCTGCCTGGAAGTCGCGGTCGCCTGGCGGAAGTCCAGCTACAGCAGCGACGAGGGCGACGCCTGCGTCGAGGTCGCCATCCGCCCCCACACCGTCCACGTGCGGGACTCGAAGGTCCCGCACGGGCCCGTACTCGACCTGACCCCCGCCGCCTGGGCGGGGCTGGCTCAGTGGGTCAGCGGATAG
- a CDS encoding helix-turn-helix domain-containing protein has protein sequence MKMVGKQVAAARIAKNLTQKQLGELVNLDAETIASIEQGRRALMPNVAELMDQVLGLPGLLAVAAHGMPLVDTTAPWAEEYLDLEKSAIALSWYESMRIPGLLQTENYARALFRNRVPAHPDEEVEALTVGRIARQAILRRKAPPSLSFILWEAAFQVRIGGEDVHLEQLHHLLSWMDLPDITLQVLPFGQTTHAGLNGPFILLETPDHQHLGYSETQRGSLLISNPDEVSILSRRYAMLRTQALNTEQTRGLLRRLAGET, from the coding sequence ATGAAGATGGTCGGCAAGCAGGTGGCCGCCGCCCGGATCGCCAAGAACCTGACGCAGAAACAGCTCGGCGAGCTGGTCAACCTGGATGCGGAGACCATCGCGTCGATCGAGCAGGGGCGGCGGGCGCTGATGCCGAATGTCGCGGAGTTGATGGATCAGGTGCTGGGGTTGCCGGGGTTGTTGGCGGTGGCGGCACACGGGATGCCCCTCGTGGACACGACTGCTCCGTGGGCGGAGGAGTACCTGGACCTGGAAAAGAGCGCCATTGCGCTCTCCTGGTACGAGTCCATGCGCATCCCTGGGCTCCTCCAGACCGAAAACTACGCGCGGGCATTGTTCCGCAACCGCGTACCGGCCCATCCTGATGAGGAGGTCGAAGCCCTGACCGTCGGCCGCATAGCCCGACAGGCCATCCTGCGCCGCAAAGCCCCGCCGAGCCTCAGCTTCATCCTCTGGGAAGCCGCGTTCCAGGTCCGGATCGGCGGCGAAGACGTCCACCTGGAGCAGTTGCACCACCTGCTCTCGTGGATGGACCTCCCGGACATCACGCTGCAGGTTCTGCCCTTCGGGCAGACCACTCACGCAGGCCTCAACGGCCCGTTCATCCTTCTGGAGACCCCGGATCACCAGCACCTCGGATACTCCGAGACCCAGCGCGGCAGCCTACTGATCTCCAACCCGGATGAGGTCAGCATCCTTTCCCGCCGGTATGCGATGCTGCGGACTCAGGCCCTCAACACCGAGCAGACTCGAGGCCTGTTGAGACGCTTGGCAGGAGAGACATGA
- a CDS encoding ATP-binding protein, with the protein MNLHTQAALLSERLYLRNPQTVAAARHFTRDTLEVWGRGDRQDDLLLCVSELATNALRHGVPRGRGYLLRLLAYDGTVRAEVHDSGPGLSRIADRPPGRGLLIVDALADAWGVLPRVPGKVVWCEFR; encoded by the coding sequence GTGAATCTGCATACTCAAGCCGCCCTCCTGAGTGAGCGGCTCTACCTGCGAAATCCCCAAACCGTCGCAGCCGCGCGCCACTTCACACGTGACACCTTGGAAGTGTGGGGGAGGGGCGACCGGCAGGACGATCTGTTGCTCTGCGTGAGCGAGCTGGCGACCAACGCGCTGCGCCACGGAGTCCCGCGCGGGCGCGGCTATCTGCTGCGGCTGCTCGCCTACGACGGGACCGTCCGCGCCGAGGTGCACGACAGTGGGCCCGGGCTCTCGCGGATCGCGGACCGGCCGCCCGGGCGGGGGCTGTTGATCGTGGACGCCCTCGCCGACGCCTGGGGCGTACTGCCCCGGGTGCCGGGCAAGGTCGTCTGGTGCGAGTTCCGCTGA
- a CDS encoding DUF3995 domain-containing protein produces the protein MNELRDRTRLRTGRALAALLTADGLVHLYWATGLTWPAPDERTLSLAVLGTEVSFGPPVVLPLAALTLTGAAAVLAHTHGLGGPATRRATRLVTAAVAAGLAVRGLAGLGWATGLLDSPPDGPFRTLNLALYTPACLAFGWAAGRLAGGRRVGARLAGDSSP, from the coding sequence ATGAACGAACTGCGCGACAGGACCCGGCTGCGCACCGGGCGTGCGCTGGCCGCACTGCTCACCGCCGACGGGCTGGTCCACCTGTACTGGGCCACCGGCCTGACCTGGCCCGCCCCCGACGAGCGGACGCTGTCCCTCGCCGTGCTCGGCACCGAGGTGTCCTTCGGGCCGCCCGTGGTCCTGCCACTCGCCGCGCTCACCCTGACCGGGGCCGCGGCCGTGCTCGCGCACACGCACGGCCTCGGCGGCCCGGCCACCCGCCGGGCCACCCGCCTGGTGACCGCCGCCGTCGCCGCCGGCCTGGCCGTACGGGGCCTCGCGGGCCTGGGCTGGGCCACCGGCCTCCTCGACAGCCCACCGGACGGCCCCTTCCGCACCCTCAACCTCGCCCTCTACACCCCCGCCTGCCTCGCCTTCGGCTGGGCGGCGGGCAGGCTGGCGGGGGGCCGGCGGGTGGGGGCTCGACTGGCGGGGGATTCGTCGCCCTGA
- a CDS encoding VOC family protein, giving the protein MNGPYKPGTPCWIDLMVPDQQAAIDFYADLFGWQGEVGPPETGGYAVCTLKGKPVAGIMKAMNPDGSTPDPMPPTVWTTYLATEGIDGTLKAVTDAGGTVLMGPMDVMDLGKMAVLADPTGAVVGLWQAGTFDGAGIVNEHGALIWNELGTGDLPAARAFYSSILPVTTAVSKMPDAGEYHEFQVSGRAVAGMMDLRNHPKGTPPHWIPYFSVDDVDEIQAAAVRAGASVAAPAFEMAAGRMAVLADPQGAVFSVIKAKPGLDA; this is encoded by the coding sequence ATGAACGGCCCCTACAAGCCCGGCACCCCGTGCTGGATCGACCTGATGGTCCCCGACCAGCAGGCGGCCATCGACTTCTACGCCGACCTCTTCGGCTGGCAGGGCGAGGTCGGCCCGCCCGAGACCGGCGGGTACGCCGTCTGCACCCTCAAGGGCAAGCCGGTCGCCGGAATCATGAAGGCGATGAACCCGGACGGCAGCACCCCCGATCCGATGCCGCCGACCGTGTGGACCACGTACCTGGCCACCGAAGGCATCGACGGCACCCTCAAGGCCGTCACCGACGCGGGCGGCACCGTCCTGATGGGCCCGATGGACGTCATGGACCTCGGCAAGATGGCCGTCCTCGCCGACCCGACCGGAGCCGTCGTCGGCCTGTGGCAGGCCGGCACCTTCGACGGCGCGGGCATCGTCAACGAGCACGGCGCCCTCATCTGGAACGAGCTGGGCACCGGCGACCTCCCCGCCGCCCGCGCCTTCTACAGCTCCATCCTGCCGGTCACCACGGCCGTGTCCAAGATGCCGGACGCCGGGGAATACCACGAGTTCCAGGTCAGCGGCCGCGCGGTGGCCGGGATGATGGACCTGCGCAACCACCCGAAGGGCACCCCGCCGCACTGGATCCCCTACTTCAGCGTCGACGACGTGGACGAGATCCAGGCCGCCGCCGTACGCGCCGGAGCCTCCGTCGCGGCCCCGGCCTTCGAGATGGCCGCCGGCCGCATGGCCGTACTGGCCGACCCGCAGGGCGCGGTCTTCTCGGTGATCAAGGCGAAGCCGGGACTCGACGCCTGA
- the argS gene encoding arginine--tRNA ligase, with the protein MASVPSLASSVNQRVADALASALPDAGASDPLLRRSDRADFQANGILALAKKAKANPRELATTVVEGIDTTDLIQEIEVSGPGFLNITITDRAIIETLAGRAADDRLGVPLAARPGTTVIDYAQPNVAKEMHVGHLRSAVIGAAMVEILEFTGEKVVRRHHIGDWGTQFGMLIQFLMEHPHELDHKSPDGAEVAEVSGEEAMSNLNRLYKASRTLFDSDEEFKTRARARVVDLQAGEPQTLALWQRFVDESKIYFYSVFNKLDMDIQDPDVIGESGYNDMLAETCKLLEDSGVAVRSNGALCVFFDDVKGPDGNPTPLIVQKSDGGFGYAATDLSAIRDRVGVLGASTLLYVVDARQSLHFKMVFETARRAGWLNEDTKAVQLAFGTVLGKDGKPFKTREGETVRLVDLLDEAVARATAVVRDKAEKVGLTEAEIVENGQYVGIGAVKYADLSTSAARDYKFDLDQMVSLTGDTSVYLQYAYARIGSILRRAGDRKPVAHPELELAPAERALGLHLDHFGELLGEAAAEYAPHKVAAYLYQLSSLFATFYEQCPVVKPEPELVVGENRLFLCDLTARTLSKGMSLLGIRTPEKL; encoded by the coding sequence ATGGCCTCGGTCCCTTCCCTCGCTTCCTCCGTCAACCAGCGCGTCGCCGACGCACTCGCCTCCGCCCTGCCGGATGCCGGTGCGAGCGACCCGCTGCTGCGACGAAGCGACCGGGCCGACTTCCAGGCCAACGGCATCCTGGCGCTCGCGAAGAAGGCCAAGGCCAACCCGCGCGAGCTGGCGACGACCGTGGTCGAGGGCATCGACACCACTGACCTGATCCAGGAGATCGAGGTCTCGGGCCCCGGCTTCCTCAACATCACCATCACCGACCGGGCGATCATCGAGACCCTGGCCGGGCGCGCCGCCGACGACCGTCTCGGCGTGCCGCTCGCCGCGCGGCCGGGTACGACGGTGATCGACTACGCGCAGCCGAACGTCGCCAAGGAGATGCACGTCGGGCACCTGCGCTCGGCGGTCATCGGCGCGGCGATGGTGGAGATCCTCGAATTCACCGGCGAGAAGGTTGTCCGTCGCCACCACATCGGCGACTGGGGCACCCAGTTCGGCATGCTCATCCAGTTCCTGATGGAGCACCCGCACGAGCTGGACCACAAGTCGCCCGACGGCGCGGAGGTCGCGGAGGTCTCCGGCGAGGAGGCGATGTCCAACCTGAACCGCCTGTACAAGGCCTCGCGCACCCTCTTCGACTCCGACGAGGAGTTCAAGACGCGCGCCCGGGCCCGGGTGGTGGACCTGCAGGCCGGCGAGCCGCAGACCCTCGCCCTCTGGCAGCGGTTCGTGGACGAGTCGAAGATCTACTTCTACTCCGTCTTCAACAAGCTGGACATGGACATCCAGGACCCCGACGTCATCGGCGAGTCCGGCTACAACGACATGCTCGCCGAGACCTGCAAACTGCTGGAGGACTCGGGCGTCGCCGTCCGCTCCAACGGCGCGCTCTGCGTCTTCTTCGACGACGTCAAGGGTCCGGACGGCAACCCGACCCCGCTGATCGTCCAGAAGTCCGACGGCGGTTTCGGCTACGCCGCGACCGACCTCTCGGCGATCCGTGACCGCGTGGGCGTGCTGGGCGCCTCGACCCTGCTGTACGTGGTGGACGCGCGGCAGTCCCTGCACTTCAAGATGGTCTTCGAGACGGCCCGCCGGGCCGGCTGGCTGAACGAGGACACCAAGGCCGTGCAGCTGGCCTTCGGCACCGTGCTGGGCAAGGACGGCAAGCCGTTCAAGACCCGTGAGGGCGAGACGGTGCGGCTGGTGGACCTGCTGGACGAGGCCGTGGCGCGGGCGACCGCCGTGGTCCGCGACAAGGCGGAGAAGGTCGGTCTGACCGAGGCGGAGATCGTCGAGAACGGCCAGTACGTGGGCATCGGCGCCGTGAAGTACGCGGACCTGTCCACCTCGGCCGCGCGTGACTACAAGTTCGACCTGGACCAGATGGTCTCCCTGACCGGCGACACGTCCGTGTACCTCCAGTACGCGTACGCCCGTATCGGCTCGATCCTGCGCCGGGCCGGTGACCGCAAGCCGGTCGCGCACCCGGAGCTGGAGCTGGCCCCCGCCGAGCGCGCGCTCGGCCTGCACCTGGACCACTTCGGCGAACTGCTCGGTGAGGCGGCCGCGGAGTACGCCCCGCACAAGGTGGCGGCGTACCTCTACCAGCTGTCCTCGCTGTTCGCGACGTTCTACGAGCAGTGCCCGGTCGTGAAGCCGGAGCCGGAGCTCGTCGTCGGCGAGAACCGCCTGTTCCTCTGCGACCTGACCGCCCGAACCCTCTCCAAGGGCATGTCCCTCCTCGGCATCCGGACGCCCGAGAAGCTCTGA
- the lysS gene encoding lysine--tRNA ligase — MAQSAPSSTETDWVSRFADEVIAEAERRAPGKAVVVASGLSPSGPIHLGNLREVMTPHLVADEVRRRGYEVRHLISWDDYDRYRKVPKGIPGVSEESHAQHIGRPLTAVPAPAGSAYPNWAEHFKAAMVESLAELGVEYDPISQTEQYTSGVYREQVLFAMKHRADIDAILDQYRTKQKPGGKKPQQKQVDEAELEAAEGSGAAAEDDGTVGEAGYFPYKPYCGECGKDFTKVTSYDDTTTEMTYVCTEDEFTETVKLSEFNRGKLVWKVDWPMRWAYEGVIFEPSGVDHSSPGSSFQVGGQIVGIFGGEQPIGPMYAFVGISGMAKMSSSKGGVPTPADALKIMEPQLLRWLYARRKPNQSFKIAFDQEIQRLYDEWDKLEAKVTDGSVLPADAAAHARAVRVASHELPRTPRPMAYRTLASVVDITAGHDEQTLRILSDLEPERPLASLDEVRPRLDRAENWITTQVPADQRTLVREEADVELLSSLDDEGRESLRRLVDGLESHWSLDGLTTLVYGVPKVMAGLAPDAKPTPELKVAQRTFFALLYRLLVTRETGPRLPTLLLAVGAERVRKLLAA, encoded by the coding sequence GTGGCTCAGAGCGCCCCCAGCAGCACCGAGACCGACTGGGTCTCCCGTTTCGCGGACGAGGTCATCGCCGAGGCGGAGCGCCGAGCCCCGGGCAAAGCCGTCGTCGTCGCGTCCGGACTCTCCCCCTCCGGCCCGATCCACCTGGGCAACCTCCGTGAGGTCATGACCCCGCACCTGGTCGCGGACGAGGTCCGCCGCCGGGGCTACGAGGTCCGCCACTTGATCTCGTGGGACGACTACGACCGCTACCGGAAGGTGCCCAAGGGCATCCCCGGCGTCTCCGAGGAGTCCCACGCCCAGCACATCGGGCGCCCGCTGACCGCCGTGCCCGCCCCGGCCGGCTCGGCGTACCCGAACTGGGCCGAGCACTTCAAGGCCGCCATGGTCGAGTCCCTGGCCGAGCTGGGCGTCGAGTACGACCCCATCAGCCAGACCGAGCAGTACACGAGCGGCGTCTACCGCGAGCAGGTGCTGTTCGCGATGAAGCACCGCGCCGACATCGACGCGATCCTCGACCAGTACCGCACCAAGCAGAAGCCGGGCGGCAAGAAGCCCCAGCAGAAGCAGGTCGACGAGGCCGAGCTGGAGGCCGCCGAGGGCTCGGGCGCCGCCGCCGAGGACGACGGCACCGTCGGCGAGGCCGGGTACTTCCCGTACAAGCCGTACTGCGGCGAGTGCGGCAAGGACTTCACCAAGGTGACGTCCTACGACGACACGACGACCGAGATGACCTACGTCTGCACCGAGGACGAGTTCACCGAGACGGTCAAGCTCAGCGAGTTCAACCGCGGCAAGCTGGTCTGGAAGGTCGACTGGCCGATGCGCTGGGCCTACGAGGGCGTGATCTTCGAGCCCTCGGGCGTGGATCACTCCTCGCCCGGCTCGTCCTTCCAGGTCGGCGGGCAGATCGTGGGCATCTTCGGCGGCGAGCAGCCGATCGGACCGATGTACGCGTTCGTCGGAATCAGCGGCATGGCCAAGATGTCCTCCAGCAAGGGTGGGGTCCCCACCCCGGCCGACGCGCTGAAGATCATGGAGCCGCAGCTGCTGCGCTGGCTGTACGCGCGCCGCAAGCCGAACCAGTCCTTCAAGATCGCCTTCGATCAGGAGATCCAGCGGCTCTACGACGAGTGGGACAAGCTGGAGGCCAAGGTCACCGACGGCTCCGTGCTGCCCGCCGACGCCGCCGCGCACGCCCGCGCCGTACGCGTCGCCTCGCACGAGCTGCCGCGCACGCCGCGCCCGATGGCGTACCGGACGCTCGCGTCCGTCGTCGACATCACCGCCGGGCACGACGAGCAGACCCTGCGCATCCTGAGCGACCTCGAGCCCGAGCGGCCGCTGGCCTCGCTCGACGAGGTACGCCCGCGCCTGGACCGCGCCGAGAACTGGATCACCACCCAGGTCCCCGCCGACCAGCGGACGCTGGTGCGCGAGGAGGCCGACGTAGAGCTCCTGTCGTCCCTGGACGACGAGGGCCGTGAGTCGCTGCGGCGGCTCGTGGACGGGCTCGAATCGCACTGGTCGCTCGACGGGCTGACCACGCTCGTCTACGGCGTACCGAAGGTGATGGCCGGCCTGGCGCCGGACGCCAAGCCGACGCCCGAACTCAAGGTCGCGCAGCGGACGTTCTTCGCACTGCTGTACCGGCTGCTCGTGACCCGCGAGACCGGACCGCGCCTGCCCACGCTGCTGCTCGCGGTGGGGGCGGAGCGGGTGCGCAAGCTGCTGGCCGCGTAG
- a CDS encoding DUF2637 domain-containing protein — MAAMQLTRTHRILIGVVVAGAVVIAGIGFAGSYAAVRALAVQKGFGTFSLVFPIGIDMGICVLLALDLLLTWIRIPFPLLRQTAWLLTAATIAFNGAAAWPDPLGVGMHAVIPILFVVTVEAARHAVGRIADITADRHMEGVRITRWLLSPLPTFKLWRRMKLWELRSYEQAVGMEQDRLIYQARLQARYGRFWRRKAPVGALMPLRLARIGVPLSQTAPEGLAAAGIDPLLLPPADPTTHPALPPGSTAALHTSAQNPAAPALAGAAGPHVLPAQGQPQAGVAPAGPQAQMEAQAQAQLQAQAFGPAGEPLPAGTAAQQAAFAAAAAATAGPGPHGPVPQGHQNAAAEPPFWDAADGGAAPQGHPDAAPFVVDPTAMPAAHNSAWFAAPRAPQAAYEGGYNPQYVEGLEPTPVMPPTGLEEQDPDQRQELPVPAPRQDGAPPEDAPSADEDEKFAEAAYEVFRSHLEENGEVLTAEQLDIVLADRYGVVHPRSASLIRKIFPQLKQRYQTELENEHIA; from the coding sequence GTGGCCGCGATGCAGCTGACTCGTACGCACCGGATATTGATCGGTGTGGTGGTCGCCGGAGCCGTCGTGATCGCGGGGATCGGATTCGCGGGTTCGTACGCCGCCGTACGCGCCCTCGCGGTGCAGAAGGGCTTCGGCACCTTCTCGCTCGTCTTCCCCATCGGCATCGACATGGGCATCTGCGTCCTGCTCGCGCTGGACCTGCTGCTGACGTGGATCCGTATCCCGTTCCCGCTGCTGCGCCAGACGGCGTGGCTGCTGACGGCGGCGACGATCGCCTTCAACGGCGCGGCGGCCTGGCCCGACCCCCTCGGGGTCGGCATGCACGCCGTGATCCCGATCCTCTTCGTGGTCACCGTCGAGGCGGCCCGCCACGCGGTCGGCCGGATCGCGGACATCACCGCCGACCGGCACATGGAGGGCGTGCGCATCACGCGCTGGCTGCTCTCCCCGCTCCCCACCTTCAAGCTGTGGCGCCGGATGAAGCTGTGGGAACTGCGCTCCTACGAACAGGCCGTCGGCATGGAGCAGGACCGGCTGATCTACCAGGCCCGCCTCCAGGCCCGCTACGGCCGTTTCTGGCGCCGCAAGGCCCCGGTCGGCGCCCTCATGCCGCTGCGTCTGGCCCGCATCGGCGTCCCGCTCTCCCAGACGGCCCCCGAAGGCCTGGCGGCGGCCGGCATCGACCCCCTCCTGCTCCCCCCGGCGGACCCGACGACCCACCCGGCCCTCCCGCCCGGCTCCACGGCCGCCCTCCACACCTCCGCGCAGAACCCGGCCGCCCCGGCCCTCGCGGGAGCGGCGGGCCCACACGTCCTCCCGGCCCAGGGCCAGCCCCAGGCCGGTGTCGCCCCGGCAGGGCCGCAGGCGCAGATGGAGGCGCAGGCACAGGCCCAGCTGCAGGCCCAGGCCTTCGGCCCGGCGGGCGAACCCCTGCCGGCAGGCACCGCCGCACAGCAGGCGGCCTTCGCCGCCGCGGCCGCCGCAACAGCCGGCCCCGGCCCGCACGGCCCCGTCCCCCAGGGCCACCAAAACGCTGCCGCGGAGCCCCCGTTCTGGGACGCCGCGGACGGCGGCGCCGCCCCGCAGGGCCACCCCGACGCCGCCCCCTTCGTGGTGGACCCGACCGCCATGCCCGCCGCCCACAACAGCGCCTGGTTCGCCGCTCCCCGCGCGCCGCAGGCCGCGTACGAGGGCGGCTACAACCCCCAGTACGTCGAGGGCCTGGAGCCGACCCCGGTGATGCCCCCGACCGGCCTGGAGGAGCAGGACCCGGACCAGCGTCAGGAGCTCCCGGTACCGGCTCCCCGGCAGGACGGGGCTCCCCCGGAGGACGCGCCGAGCGCCGACGAGGACGAGAAGTTCGCCGAGGCGGCGTACGAGGTCTTCCGCTCCCACCTGGAGGAGAACGGCGAGGTCCTGACCGCCGAGCAGCTCGACATAGTGCTGGCCGACCGGTACGGCGTGGTGCATCCGCGCAGCGCCTCGCTGATCCGCAAGATCTTCCCGCAGCTCAAGCAGCGCTACCAGACCGAGCTGGAGAACGAGCACATCGCGTAG
- a CDS encoding DUF3558 domain-containing protein, whose translation MHRSASRLTRVLACAAVPVILTVAGCSSDSGKDSGTGSGNGKQPEAASSAKPSSKATAALEKAVYSTLPEPCKAVAAKTIETIVPKAKDANGTAAKSNDLSSRATCTWNGLDEAGLKGSQYRWLSISLIRYDSLASVGTGSKRAEDEYTKQVEKAKVVEGAENVKPEAAGGIGDQATSVTFTTKKDGDFANTTVIARTHNVVITLDYNGTAYEGAGAPDHAKLLQDAIAATKETVASVEAANQQKQPEQQPSPSNS comes from the coding sequence ATGCACCGATCAGCTTCGCGTCTCACCCGCGTCCTCGCCTGCGCAGCCGTTCCGGTAATCCTCACGGTCGCCGGCTGCTCGTCCGACTCGGGCAAGGACTCGGGCACCGGCAGCGGCAACGGCAAGCAGCCCGAAGCGGCCTCGTCCGCGAAGCCGAGCTCCAAGGCCACCGCCGCGCTGGAGAAGGCCGTGTACTCCACGCTGCCGGAGCCGTGCAAGGCGGTCGCCGCGAAGACCATCGAGACGATCGTCCCGAAGGCGAAGGACGCCAACGGTACGGCGGCCAAGTCGAACGACCTCAGCAGCCGCGCCACCTGCACCTGGAACGGCCTGGACGAGGCCGGTCTGAAGGGCTCGCAGTACCGCTGGCTCTCGATCTCCCTGATCCGCTACGACTCCCTCGCCTCGGTCGGCACCGGCAGCAAGCGCGCCGAGGACGAGTACACCAAGCAGGTCGAGAAGGCGAAGGTCGTCGAGGGTGCGGAGAACGTGAAGCCGGAAGCGGCGGGCGGCATCGGCGACCAGGCCACCTCCGTCACCTTCACCACCAAGAAGGACGGTGACTTCGCCAACACGACCGTCATCGCCCGCACGCACAACGTCGTCATCACCCTCGACTACAACGGCACCGCCTACGAGGGCGCGGGCGCCCCCGACCACGCGAAGCTGCTCCAGGACGCCATCGCGGCGACGAAGGAGACCGTGGCCTCGGTCGAGGCGGCCAACCAGCAGAAGCAGCCGGAGCAGCAGCCTTCGCCGTCGAACTCCTAG